Proteins found in one Anopheles aquasalis chromosome 3, idAnoAquaMG_Q_19, whole genome shotgun sequence genomic segment:
- the LOC126578423 gene encoding talin-2 isoform X1 translates to MSALSLRISLEGGRVTKTIQFDPNTTVFDACRIIKDKFADAVQGTAQEFGLFLADDDTRQGVWLEPARNLGYYMLHNLDVLEYRQKHRTLRVRMLDGALKTILVDDSLPVSQLMVVICTKIGITNHEEYGLVREDPESQNENQPDNRSNTGTLTLRRKAQEKERDTKMESLRKKLRTDDEINWVDVGKTLREQGIDEQETVLLRRKFFYSDQNIDSRDPVQLNLLYVQARDAILDGTHPVTQDKACEFAGIQVQIQFGDHNEAKHKPGFLDLREFLPSSYVRTKNIERKIFAEHRKLIGLSDLDAKYRYTKTARELPTYGVTFFLVKEKMMGKNKLVPRLLGVTKDSVLRLDELTKEILKSWPLTTVRRWGASPNTFTLDFGDYADSYYSVQTTEAEQIVQLIAGYIDIILKKKQAKDHFGIEGDEGSTMVEESVAPSKATFLQHEETNKSGRVETHSIAKPAVMRGSDGERPYGTGEMQSVQYGAIVGQVNLAHQPPMLQQTRISSVMSEPQRALLGYISAGQDALNQAEKDLETKVQLPPLGTDPGSLQWREETLDTSKQTVTTHLATMNAATAQVVTASQPDEIDHEAVGAAVSQITQSIPEVTKEVRLIAALMDDDCTGDKLLEATRKLCNAFSDLLKSAEPESKEPRQNLLNAATRVGEASGQVLSTIGEESIESRELHDMLLSLAKAVANTTAALVLKAKSIAAVTEDEGTRNRVIGAASQCALATSQLVACARVVAPTIQSPACREQLEAAAREVAKAVANLAEVCNEATDNQQLRGDLTAAAKDVSKSLADLLEHIKLSTREKARRVENENPVDNVLVATDILVSSTDPQEMIRQAQQLGRATALLIQSIKGEAEGQNDQSMQRKLLEAAKQLADATARMVEAARLCAGNPHDSSHQESLRAAAEELRVITTTTANTPAMKRQLIGRLEQCAKQAASAATQCITAAQNSLVHSTDVQTKELLLQDCQAVADQIPRLVTGVKGTLSRPDDPNAQLQLIDAAEMFLEPGAQMAASARELQPTVQDQAAAQQLGRGSINLTHAIQDMRLAAHRAREACGGNELDAALEAVRNLRSVLNDTRIAAQEGTLRPLPGETAESSFKQLSAASTAADAAMWQLATAAQQGNRTYAGVAGRDTALALGEYTKSVRGVLVTTKNPAVVDYADDVIVDALRVIEEAQRSLQNLDNQEALLIAVKRTKQSLSRMNDCMPGVRDINEAFETITDLRGILDTGEYPPSDRPYGELQSELKSAAEQLNNAGGQVAHSYESPIKLANTSQEFCQAYKDLLTVTLEMAGQTGEERAREEIVSSLRGVSNQSISLMAAAKHVAGDLRRPNARNELASAARLVTESINRLVDVCTQAAPGQKECDGAIRCIESLRPLLESAQESLTDQGYFECLETVMEKSRTLGDGMTGIANNAKNSKHVEFGHSVISVSESIRGLIESAAQAAYLVGVSNPTSVGGRPGIVDQSQYARASQAIRQSCDVLRSPSSSQQEVLAAATIIAKHTSSLCNACRSASSTTTNPVAKRHFVQAAKEVANSTASLVREIKALDKDYSAASRQRCAEATEPLLEAVSSLCQFACSPEFISIPARISTEGRKAQEPILSAGGGILDGAVEMVRTAKVLALTPTDPPVWQQLAIHSRNVSESIKRLASSIREKAPGQMQCDQVLEVLKDCSRELNAASLAVGVDGLPQRKDNNLQGFTNQSLNAASELIDRLEPVKSSAKKNAESLGHAVNQIAKHIVPLTGGVIGACSQLVHSGQQTVLINQVKSVVECCSQLVQTAKNAGGNPRAAQLHPELDEAVEATREAIQELNATVERLSTENGVVTGLMEQVSRSMSRISDKRQSFLGASLNDTYVDYQTRMVQSAKEIARYANEINAKAAIDPSKLAQLCVEMTHHYTQLAQDAIGASALTTSPDVAIRIRNTVQDLGRSVNTLIQSTTGIRKDDSSGLVEISRGARDVSEKVAQVLAALQAGSRGTQACINASSTVSAIISDLDTTIMFATAGTLHAANDEEGRFSDHREHILKTAKALVEDTKILVAGAAGTQDQLAAAAQNAVTTILQLADAVKHGAASLGSGQPDSQVMVMNAVKDVAAALGELINATKLASGKPINDPAMNDLKDSAKVMVMNVTSLLKTVKAVEDEHTRGTRAMEATVDAISQELRSMQYAPEMMRSSMQQLSKPEDLITVTKHVTAATAKAVAAGTSNLQADIAAAANLGRKTISDMLIVCKSVAWSCAETPELRQRTLDAGSAVAIAYRDLLEGILHHCTADERMQLSRRVAMCVTDLVGMAQLLKGSEWVDPEDPTVIAENELLGAAASIEAAAKKLANLRPRRQEVKETDENMNFDEMILEAAQSIMAASSSLVRAANAAQRELIDQGKVAKRPLTSSDDGQWSEGLISAARLVAAAAHSLVEAAQNLVQGVGTEEMLISSAKQVASSTAQLLIACKVKSDPNSETGRRLQAAGNAVIKSTDKLVQAAQQAIEGEEEHTLRLNRNMVDGMAQEINARSEILMRERQLEEAKNKLIAIRHLKYRQKLAGGFTTDESDEGGVAPPPFTGYSTTVSSTSPKPPHTLPKPAPGSYSPAGQAGASTLPRLQQSSPVMGTGSPTFQRPGSGNQLLTANAVPKPYQSDTIKSPSALVSPSMLNRTYDTTRVENTNLSASKFNRTQFDAAVQDLQNKVQPLSTFRGSPTQHTNGGGGTLLPQTYEGFTTRYETRVFQNANNTNPSSPNPLTTVEQKFAKLNLENHDNLQEQQRYQQHQQQQQQQTKPKTPPRTFGTPQRNTPPASYPINSNAAAAAAAGATTPPHQHQASPQPHFLRNATSSSSAAQPASPVQIKNGTVSLFDSGATDAMNNSSSTTTTTTSSTMASSRDAVQQQLQQQQIIQTKKIQMMSTTSSSSSSTVMKSHTTGGGPPPEWK, encoded by the exons ATGTCGGCGCTATCGTTACGGATTAGCCTCGAAGGGGGCCGGGTGACAAAGACGATACAGTTCGACCCGAACACGACCGTGTTCGATGCGTGCCGCATCATCAAGGACAAGTTCGCGGACGCGGTCCAGGGGACGGCGCAGGAGTTTGGCCTGTTCCTGGCCGACGATGACACCCGGCAGGGAGTGTGGCTGGAGCCGGCCCGCAACCTCGGCTACTACATGCTACACAATCTCGATGTGCTCGAGTACCGGCAGAAGCACCGGACGCTACGCGTTCGTATGCTGGACGGTGCGCTCAAGACGATTCTGGTCGATGACTCGCTGCCCGTTTCGCAGCTGATGGTCGTTATCTGCACGAAGATCGGCATCACCAACCACGAGGAGTATGGGCTGGTGCGTGAGGATCCGGAATCGCAGAACGAAAACCAGCCCGACAATCGGTCCAACACCGGTACGCTGACGTTGCGACGTAAGGCGCAGGAGAAGGAGCGCGACACGAAGATGGAAAGCTTGCGCAAGAAGCTCCGTACCGATGATGAGATCAACTGGGTCGATGTGGGCAAAACGCTGCGGGAGCAGGGTATCGACGAGCAGGAAACGGTCCTGTTGCGGCGTAAGTTTTTCTACTCCGACCAGAACATTGACTCGCGCGATCCGGTGCAGTTGAATTTGCTGTACGTGCAGGCACGCGATGCGATTCTGGACGGTACGCATCCGGTGACGCAGGATAAGGCGTGCGAGTTCGCTGGCATCCAGGTACAGATACAGTTCGGTGATCATAATGAAGCGAAGCATAAGCCTGGATTTTTGGA tTTGCGTGAATTCCTGCCCTCGTCGTACGTGCGCACGAAGAACATCGAGCGGAAGATATTTGCCGAACATCGGAAGCTTATCGGTTTGTCCGATCTCGACGCCAAGTATCGGTACACGAAGACGGCTCGCGAGCTACCGACCTATGGTGTTACGTTTTTCCTCGTGAAAGAGAAGATGATGGGCAAGAACAAGCTCGTACCGCGGTTGCTGGGTGTAACCAAGGATTCGGTGCTGCGGCTTGACGAGCTGACCAAGGAAATCCTTAAATCGTGGCCACTGACGACCGTGCGACGATGGGGAGCCTCACCGAACACGTTCACGCTAGATTTTGGCGATTATGCCGATTCGTACTACTCCGTGCAGACGACGGAAGCGGAGCAGATCGTACAGCTGATCGCCGGTTACATCGATATCATCCTGAAGAAGAAACAGGCAAAGGATCACTTCGGTATCGAGGGTGACGAGGGTTCGACGATGGTGGAGGAAAGCGTTGCTCCTTCCAA GGCCACCTTCCTGCAGCACGAGGAAACGAACAAATCGGGCCGAGTGGAAACACATTCGATCGCCAAACCGGCCGTGATGCGGGGTAGCGACG GAGAACGACCATACGGTACGGGCGAGATGCAATCCGTTCAATATGGTGCCATCGTCGGTCAGGTTAATTTGGCCCATCAACCGCCTATg TTGCAACAAACACGCATCAGCTCGGTCATGTCGGAGCCACAGCGTGCCCTGCTCGGCTACATTTCCGCCGGTCAAGATGCGCTGAACCAAGCGGAAAAGGATCTCGAGACGAAGGTGCAACTGCCACCGCTCGGTACCGATCCGGGGTCGCTACAGTGGCGCGAGGAAACGCTCGACACTTCGAAGCAAACCGTCACCACGCACTTGGCTACGATGAATGCGGCCACCGCACAGGTCGTTACGGCGTCGCAACCGGATGAGATCGATCACGAGGCCGTTGGTGCGGCCGTATCGCAGATCACTCAAAGCATCCCGGAGGTGACGAAAGAGGTCCGCTTGATTGCGGCCCTGATGGATGACGATTGCACCGGCGATAAACTGCTCGAAGCGACTCGTAAACTCTGCAACGCATTCAGCGATCTGTTGAAATCGGCCGAACCGGAGAGCAAGGAACCGCGCCAGAATCTGCTGAATGCGGCAACACGCGTCGGTGAGGCAAGTGGCCAAGTGCTGAGCACGATCGGTGAAGAGAGCATCGAAAGTCGCGAGCTACACGATATGCTGCTCAGCTTGGCAAAGGCCGTTGCCAACACTACGGCTGCGCTCGTCCTGAAGGCAAAATCGATCGCTGCCGTCACGGAGGATGAGGGAACGCGTAATCGAG TGATTGGTGCCGCTAGTCAGTGTGCACTGGCAACGAGCCAGCTGgtggcgtgtgcgcgtgtcgtTGCACCGACCATCCAGAGTCCGGCCTGTCGTGAGCAACTGGAAGCGGCAGCTCGTGAGGTTGCCAAAGCGGTCGCCAATCTGGCCGAGGTGTGCAACGAAGCGACCGACAATCAGCAGCTACGTGGCGATCTGACCGCCGCAGCAAAGGACGTTTCGAAATCGTTGGCCGATCTGCTGGAGCACATTAAGCTCAGTACCCGCGAGAAGGCACGTCGTGTGGAGAATGAAAACCCGGTCGACAACGTACTCGTCGCAACGGACATTCTCGTCTCCTCGACGGATCCACAGGAGATGATCCGTCAGGCTCAGCAGCTGGGCCGTGCCACGGCACTGCTCATCCAGAGTATTAAGGGTGAAGCGGAAGGACAGAACGATCAAAGTATGCAGCGAAAGTTGCTTGAAGCAGCCAAACAGCTTGCTGATGCCACCGCACGAATGGTGGAAGCGGCACGGCTGTGTGCCGGTAATCCTCACGATTCAAGCCACCAAGAGTCCCTGCGAGCGGCAGCAGAAGAGTTGCGCGTCATAACGACCACCACGGCCAACACGCCGGCCATGAAGCGGCAGTTGATTGGACGGTTGGAGCAGTGCGCTAAGCAAGCGGCATCGGCTGCCACCCAGTGCATCACCGCTGCCCAGAACTCGCTCGTGCACAGTACCGACGTGCAGACGAAGGAACTGCTGCTACAGGATTGCCAAGCGGTTGCAGATCAGATCCCACGCTTGGTGACCGGTGTCAAGGGTACACTATCGCGTCCGGACGATCCGAATGCTCAATTGCAATTGATTGATGCGGCCGAAATGTTCCTCGAACCGGGTGCACAGATGGCTGCCTCGGCCCGTGAGCTACAACCGACGGTGCAAGATCAAGCAGCGGCACAGCAGCTGGGTCGTGGCTCCATCAACCTAACGCACGCCATTCAAGATATGCGGTTGGCGGCTCATCGTGCTCGCGAGGCTTGCGGAGGCAATGAACTTGATGCAGCCCTTGAAGCTGTTCGCAATTTACGCAGCGTGCTGAATGACACTCGTATTGCCGCCCAGGAGGGCACTCTGCGTCCCCTGCCCGGTGAGACGGCGGAAAGTAGCTTCAAGCAACTGTCAGCAGCTTCGACAGCGGCTGACGCAGCGATGTGGCAGCTTGCCACAGCCGCCCAGCAGGGCAATCGTACGTACGCTGGTGTTGCGGGCCGTGATACCGCTCTGGCTCTCGGCGAGTACACGAAGAGCGTACGGGGTGTGCTGGTGACGACGAAGAACCCTGCCGTCGTAGATTATGCCGATGACGTGATCGTGGATGCGCTGCGTGTGATCGAAGAAGCTCAACGAAGCTTGCAGAATCTCGACAACCAGGAGGCGCTACTGATTGCTGTCAAGCGCACCAAGCAATCACTCAGCCGTATGAACGATTGCATGCCAGGGGTACGGGATATCAACGAGGCATTCGAAACGATCACCGATCTGAGGGGCATTCTGGATACGGGCGAGTACCCACCGTCCGATCGACCGTACGGCGAGCTGCAGAGTGAGCTAAAGTCTGCGGCGGAGCAGTTGAACAATGCCGGTGGTCAGGTGGCGCATTCGTACGAATCTCCGATCAAGCTGGCCAACACGAGCCAAGAGTTCTGCCAGGCGTACAAGGATCTGCTCACGGTGACACTCGAGATGGCCGGTCAGACGGGTGAAGAGCGTGCGCGCGAGGAGATTGTTAGCTCACTGCGTGGCGTATCGAACCAATCGATCAGTCTGATGGCAGCCGCCAAACACGTGGCCGGTGATCTGCGACGTCCGAATGCTCGCAATGAGCTAGCATCAGCCGCCCGGCTCGTCACCGAAAGCATCAATCGGCTGGTGGACGTGTGTACGCAGGCAGCCCCTGGACAGAAGGAGTGCGATGGTGCGATCCGTTGCATTGAATCGCTTCGACCGCTGCTCGAGTCGGCTCAGGAGTCGCTCACCGATCAGGGTTACTTCGAGTGCCTGGAGACGGTGATGGAGAAATCACGTACGCTGGGCGATGGTATGACCGGAATAGCGAACAATGCGAAGAACTCGAAGCATGTCGAGTTTGGCCATTCGGTCATCTCGGTGTCGGAGTCGATTCGTGGATTGATTGAGTCTGCTGCTCAAGCCGCCTACTTGGTCGGTGTTTCCAATCCAACCAGTGTCGGTGGTCGCCCGGGAATCGTTGATCAATCGCAGTATGCTAGGGCATCGCAAGCGATTCGTCAGAGTTGTGACGTACTGCGCTCACCGTCTTCATCCCAGCAGGAGGTACTAGCGGCCGCTACGATCATCGCGAAACATACGTCATCCTTGTGCAATGCATGCCGTAGCGctagctccaccaccacgaaccccGTGGCGAAGCGTCACTTTGTGCAGGCCGCGAAGGAGGTCGCCAACTCAACCGCCTCACTGGTGCGTGAAATCAAAGCACTCGACAAGGACTACAGTGCTGCATCGCGGCAACGATGTGCCGAAGCCACGGAACCATTGCTGGAAGCCGTTTCATCGCTCTGTCAGTTCGCCTGCTCGCCGGAGTTTATCTCTATTCCGGCACGCATCTCAACGGAGGGTAGAAAAGCCCAGGAACCGATTCTatccgccggtggtggcatccTGGATGGTGCAGTAGAGATGGTCCGTACGGCGAAGGTACTCGCACTGACACCGACCGATCCACCGGTCTGGCAACAGCTGGCCATCCACAGTCGCAACGTTTCGGAGAGCATTAAACGGCTTGCTTCCAGCATTCGCGAAAAGGCTCCCGGACAGATGCAGTGTGATCAAGTGCTAGAAGTACTGAAGGATTGTTCACGTGAGCTGAATGCCGCATCGTTGGCCGTCGGTGTTGATGGATTGCCACAGCGCAAGGATAACAATCTGCAGGGATTCACCAACCAATCGCTGAACGCGGCCTCTGAATTGATCGATCGTCTCGAGCCGGTTAAATCGTCGGCGAAGAAGAATGCCGAAAGCTTGGGTCACGCCGTTAACCAGATCGCCAAGCACATCGTACCGCTAACGGGTGGTGTGATCGGTGCTTGCTCACAGCTCGTCCATTCCGGCCAGCAGACGGTACTGATCAACCAGGTTAAATCGGTCGTCGAGTGCTGCTCGCAGCTCGTCCAGACGGCCAAGAATGCCGGTGGCAATCCGCGGGCGGCCCAACTGCATCCGGAGCTGGATGAAGCGGTCGAGGCGACGCGTGAAGCAATCCAGGAGCTGAACGCTACCGTCGAGCGCCTGTCGACGGAGAATGGTGTCGTGACGGGACTGATGGAACAGGTTTCCCGCTCGATGTCACGCATCTCCGACAAACGCCAGTCGTTCCTGGGTGCTTCTCTGAACGACACGTACGTCGACTATCAGACGCGCATGGTACAGAGTGCCAAGGAGATTGCTCGCTACGCGAACGAAATCAACGCCAAGGCAGCAATCGATCCATCAAAGTTGGCGCAACTATGCGTGGAGATGACACACCACTACACGCAACTGGCGCAGGATGCAATCGGTGCGTCAGCCCTAACCACATCGCCCGATGTAGCAATTCGTATCCGTAACACGGTACAGGATCTGGGACGCTCCGTGAACACACTTATCCAGTCTACTACCGGCATCCGGAAGGACGATAGCAGCGGATTGGTGGAGATTTCGCGTGGTGCGCGCGACGTTTCCGAGAAGGTAGCACAGGTGCTGGCCGCTTTGCAGGCCGGTTCCCGTGGTACGCAAGCGTGCATCAACGCGTCGAGCACGGTGTCGGCGATCATCAGCGATCTCGATACGACGATCATGTTTGCCACGGCTGGAACACTGCATGCGGCCAACGACGAGGAAGGCCGATTCTCCGATCATCGTGAGCACATCTTGAAGACCGCAAAGGCGCTGGTGGAAGACACGAAAATACTGGTGGCTGGAGCCGCCGGAACACAGGATCAGCTAGCGGCAGCTGCACAGAACGCTGTAACTACAATCT TGCAACTGGCCGATGCGGTTAAGCATGGTGCGGCATCGCTCGGTTCCGGGCAGCCCGACTCgcaggtgatggtgatgaacgCGGTCAAAGATGTCGCGGCAGCACTCGGTGAGCTCATAAACGCTACTAAACTCGCCTCCGGCAAGCCCATTAACGATCCAGCTATGAATGACTTGAAAGATAGCGCTAAG GTTATGGTGATGAACGTCACCTCGTTGCTTAAGACGGTGAAGGCGGTCGAAGATGAACACACACGTGGTACGCGCGCCATGGAAGCGACAGTCGATGCCATCTCGCAGGAGCTCCGTTCAATGCAGTACGCCCCAGAGATGATGCGATCGAGTATGCAGCAGCTATCGAAACCGGAAGATTTGATCACCGTCACCAAGCACGTGACGGCAGCGACGGCAAAGGCGGTGGCAGCCGGTACCTCGAATCTGCAGGCGGACATTGCGGCAGCCGCCAACCTGGGACGCAAAACCATCTCCGATATGTTGATCGTGTGCAAATCCGTTGCCTGGTCGTGCGCCGAAACGCCAGAACTGCGCCAACGTACGCTCGATGCGGGTTCGGCGGTGGCGATCGCATACCGCGATCTGCTCGAGGGTATCCTCCATCACTGTACGGCCGACGAACGGATGCAGCTGTCACGCCGCGTCGCCATGTGCGTGACCGATCTGGTCGGTATGGCACAACTGCTGAAGGGCTCGGAATGGGTCGATCCCGAGGATCCGACCGTGATCGCCGAGAACGAGCTGCTCGGTGCGGCCGCCTCGATCGAAGCGGCTGCGAAAAAGCTGGCCAACCTGCGACCCCGACGACAGGAAGTGAAG GAAACGGACGAAAACATGAACTTCGACGAGATGATCCTGGAAGCGGCCCAGAGCATAATGGCGGCCTCGTCATCGTTGGTGCGTGCCGCAAACGCGGCCCAGCGTGAGCTTATCGATCAGGGTAAGGTGGCGAAGCGACCACTCACCTCATCGGACGATGGTCAGTGGTCGGAGGGATTGATATCGGCTGCCCGATTGGTTGCCGCGGCCGCCCACAGTCTGGTCGAAGCGGCCCAGAATCTGGTGCAGGGCGTGGGCACGGAAGAGATGCTGATTTCGTCAGCGAAGCAGGTCGCCAGCTCAACCGCTCAGCTGCTGATCGCTTGTAAGGTGAAATCGGATCCCAACTCGGAGACGGGCCGTCGATTGCAGGCGGCCGGTAACGCCGTCATCAAGTCCACGGACAAGCTGGTACAGGCCGCCCAGCAGGCAATCGAGGGTGAGGAGGAGCATACGCTACGCCTGAATCGCAACATGGTGGACGGAATGGCGCAGGAGATCAACGCTCGGTCGGAGATTCTGATGCGCGAGCGACAGCTGGAGGAAGCCAAGAACAAGCTGATCGCGATCCGGCATCTGAAGTACCGGCAGAAGCTGGCCGGCGGCTTCACGACGGACGAGAGTGACGAAGGTGGCgttgcaccgccaccgttcacCGGGTACAGTACTACCGTATCGTCCACCTCACCGAAGCCACCGCACACACTGCCCAAACCGGCCCCGGGAAGTTATTCCCCTGCCGGTCAGGCCGGTGCCTCGACGCTGCCACGCCTTCAGCAATCCTCACCGGTAATGGGTACCGGTTCGCCGACCTTCCAGCGACCCGGATCCGGCAATCAGCTGCTCACGGCCAATGCCGTCCCGAAGCCCTATCAATCGGACACGATCAAATCACCGTCGGCGCTGGTTTCGCCCTCGATGCTGAACCGCACCTACGATACAACGCGCGTCGAGAATACGAACCTGAGTGCGTCCAAGTTCAACCGCACCCAGTTCGATGCTGCCGTCCAGGATCTGCAAAACAAGGTGCAACCGTTGTCCACCTTCCGGGGATCACCAACGCAGCAtaccaatggtggtggtggcacgctCTTGCCTCAAACGTACGAAGGATTTACAACCAG ATACGAAACCCGTGTCTTCCAGAATGCCAATAACACTAATCCAAGTAGCCCAAACCCGCTAACTACTGTGGAGCAGAAATTTGCCAAGCTTAACCTAGAAAACCATGACAACCTGCAAGAGCAGCAACGAtaccagcaacatcagcagcagcagcaacagcagacaaaACCTAAAACGCCTCCTCGCACCTTTGGTACGCCACAGCGTAACACGCCACCTGCTAGCTATCCGATTAAcagtaatgctgctgctgctgccgcggccgGCGCTACTACACCACCGCACCAACATCAAGCGTCACCACAGCCACACTTCctgcgcaacgcaacgagctCATCCAGTGCAGCTCAGCCTGCTTCGCCCGTACAGATTAAAAACGGTACCGTTAGTCTCTTTGACAGTGGGGCTACCGATGCGATGAACaatagcagtagcaccaccaccaccaccacctcctccacgaTGGCTTCGAGCAGGGacgcagtgcagcagcagctacagcaacagcagatcaTCCAGACCAAAAAGATCCAGATGATGagcaccacctccagcagcagctcgtcgacCGTCATGAAGAGTCataccaccggtggtggtccgccACCGGAATGGAAGTAG